A genomic region of Aureimonas populi contains the following coding sequences:
- a CDS encoding c-type cytochrome, which produces MDSFEANKIFGAVLGTVFVLFGGSLLAEAIFTSRVPEQPGYVIEAQEEGAGGAAEEVAFVPIATLLQDADAEAGSTVFRRCQSCHSPEEGAPSGVGPHMWDVVNRPVAEDPGFSYSTAMEAFSEGATVVWDYEHLDHFLRNPRQYIPGTAMGFAGISNDGDRANLIAYLRTLSNDPAPLPEPPAEEPAAEGEAAPGGEAAPQDEATPPTVGTDPSQPATDQPQAPATTDPASGAAPISESPATTGEATDPQAATPNTGEEAPATGEAPAQAAPAEAGEPAPAPAPAPAPAPGGTTIVPAPQP; this is translated from the coding sequence ATGGATTCTTTCGAGGCCAACAAGATTTTCGGCGCCGTGCTCGGCACCGTCTTCGTGCTGTTCGGCGGCAGCCTTCTGGCGGAGGCGATCTTCACCTCCCGGGTGCCGGAGCAGCCCGGCTACGTGATCGAGGCGCAGGAGGAGGGCGCGGGCGGCGCGGCGGAGGAGGTGGCTTTCGTGCCCATCGCCACGCTGCTCCAGGACGCGGACGCCGAGGCCGGCTCCACCGTGTTCCGCCGCTGCCAGTCCTGCCACAGCCCCGAGGAAGGCGCGCCCTCCGGCGTCGGCCCGCATATGTGGGACGTGGTGAACCGCCCCGTGGCCGAAGATCCGGGCTTTTCCTACTCCACCGCCATGGAGGCCTTCAGCGAGGGGGCCACGGTGGTGTGGGACTACGAGCATCTCGACCATTTCCTGCGCAATCCGCGCCAGTACATTCCCGGCACCGCGATGGGCTTTGCCGGCATTTCCAACGACGGCGACCGCGCCAACCTGATCGCCTATCTGCGCACGCTCTCCAACGACCCGGCCCCCCTGCCCGAGCCGCCGGCCGAGGAGCCCGCCGCCGAGGGCGAGGCCGCGCCGGGCGGGGAAGCCGCGCCGCAGGACGAGGCGACGCCGCCGACGGTGGGGACCGACCCCTCGCAGCCCGCCACCGACCAGCCGCAGGCCCCGGCCACGACCGATCCCGCCAGCGGCGCGGCGCCGATCTCCGAGAGCCCGGCCACGACCGGCGAGGCCACCGACCCGCAGGCCGCCACGCCCAACACGGGCGAGGAGGCGCCGGCCACCGGGGAAGCCCCGGCGCAAGCCGCGCCGGCCGAAGCCGGCGAGCCGGCGCCGGCCCCGGCCCCGGCCCCGGCTCCGGCTCCGGGCGGCACCACCATCGTTCCCGCGCCGCAGCCATAG
- a CDS encoding prephenate dehydratase encodes MLPRAATGRISFQGEPGANSDTACRNWYPALEPLPCPTFEDAFAAVTKGEADLAMIPIENTIAGRVADIHHLLPISGLKIVGEHFLPIRFQLMAKRGVSLEEVREVHSHIHALGQCRGILRRHGWKPVVSGDTAGAARLVSQMEARGAAALAPRLAADLYGLDILLEDVDDAAHNTTRFVVLSRAGEGDEALWAPAGNGPTVTTFVFEVRNLPAALYKALGGFATNGVNMTKLESYQLGGQFTATQFYADVEGHPSDEPLGRALDELAFFTKRLTILGVYPAAPERI; translated from the coding sequence CTGCTTCCCCGCGCCGCCACGGGCCGGATCTCCTTCCAGGGCGAGCCGGGGGCCAATTCCGATACCGCCTGCCGCAACTGGTATCCGGCGCTCGAGCCCCTGCCGTGCCCGACCTTCGAGGACGCCTTCGCGGCGGTGACGAAGGGCGAGGCCGATCTGGCCATGATCCCCATCGAGAACACCATCGCGGGCCGGGTCGCCGATATCCATCACCTCCTGCCCATCTCCGGGCTGAAGATCGTGGGCGAGCATTTCCTGCCCATCCGCTTCCAGCTCATGGCCAAGAGGGGCGTGTCGCTGGAGGAGGTGCGCGAGGTCCACAGCCATATCCACGCGCTCGGCCAGTGCCGGGGCATCCTGCGCCGGCACGGCTGGAAGCCTGTCGTCTCGGGCGACACGGCGGGCGCCGCGCGCCTCGTCTCGCAGATGGAGGCGCGCGGCGCGGCGGCGCTCGCCCCGCGCCTGGCCGCCGATCTCTACGGGCTCGACATCCTGCTGGAAGACGTGGACGACGCGGCGCACAACACCACGCGCTTCGTCGTCCTGTCGCGCGCCGGCGAGGGGGACGAGGCGCTCTGGGCGCCGGCGGGCAACGGGCCGACCGTGACGACCTTCGTCTTCGAGGTGCGCAACCTGCCGGCCGCGCTCTACAAGGCGCTGGGGGGCTTTGCCACCAACGGCGTCAACATGACCAAGCTGGAGAGCTACCAGCTCGGCGGCCAGTTCACCGCCACGCAGTTCTACGCCGATGTGGAGGGCCACCCGAGCGACGAGCCGCTGGGGCGGGCGCTGGACGAGCTGGCCTTCTTCACCAAGCGGCTGACCATCCTGGGCGTCTATCCCGCCGCGCCCGAGCGCATCTGA
- a CDS encoding DUF1127 domain-containing protein, whose amino-acid sequence MFSGFTRRLKNYRDYSRSVSELREMDDRMLADIGVMRGDIRRAVQQGR is encoded by the coding sequence ATGTTTTCGGGATTCACCCGCCGCCTCAAGAACTACCGCGACTACAGCCGCAGCGTGAGCGAGCTGCGCGAGATGGACGACCGCATGCTCGCCGATATCGGCGTGATGCGCGGCGACATCCGTCGTGCGGTGCAGCAGGGCCGCTAA
- the nudC gene encoding NAD(+) diphosphatase, whose amino-acid sequence MSALLTQAAPAMGFCGNRLVRSGEERSEETLALALRHADARIFLSLGGQWLCRTVEGRADPAFALFEAQALGGALEEAVLLGWRREDGAPRLALALPEGMEAPGEAEPLDLRTLAMEARLDAEAQGELAQGQHLLTWHRRTRFCGLCGGRTVSEIAGYRRRCTACGQMHFPRTDPVAIMLIHDGEGNGLLGRQHHFKPGMWSCLAGFVEPGETIEDAVRRETQEEAGIMVGEVAYEASQPWPFPGSLMIGCRGRALTSDITMQDAELEGCRWFTRAEMQAMLEGRHADGLSLPSNYAIAHQLVRRFLGG is encoded by the coding sequence ATGAGCGCGCTCCTCACACAAGCCGCGCCGGCCATGGGCTTTTGCGGCAACCGCCTCGTCCGCTCCGGGGAGGAGCGAAGCGAGGAAACGCTGGCGCTGGCGCTGCGCCATGCGGATGCGCGCATCTTCCTCTCGCTCGGCGGGCAGTGGCTGTGCCGGACGGTGGAGGGCCGCGCGGACCCCGCCTTCGCGCTTTTCGAGGCGCAGGCGCTGGGCGGCGCGCTGGAGGAGGCGGTGCTGCTCGGCTGGCGGCGCGAGGATGGCGCGCCCCGCCTGGCGCTGGCCCTGCCGGAGGGCATGGAGGCGCCCGGCGAGGCCGAGCCACTCGACCTGCGCACGCTCGCCATGGAGGCCCGGCTCGACGCGGAGGCGCAAGGCGAGCTGGCGCAGGGGCAGCATCTCCTGACCTGGCACCGCCGGACGCGCTTCTGCGGCCTGTGCGGGGGGCGGACCGTTTCGGAGATCGCCGGCTATCGCCGCCGCTGCACGGCCTGCGGGCAGATGCATTTCCCGCGCACCGACCCGGTGGCGATCATGCTGATCCACGACGGCGAGGGGAACGGGCTTCTCGGCCGGCAGCATCATTTCAAGCCCGGCATGTGGTCCTGCCTCGCCGGCTTCGTGGAGCCGGGCGAAACCATCGAGGACGCGGTGCGCCGCGAGACGCAGGAGGAGGCGGGCATAATGGTGGGCGAGGTCGCCTACGAAGCCTCGCAGCCCTGGCCCTTTCCCGGATCGCTGATGATCGGCTGCCGGGGCCGCGCCCTGACAAGCGACATCACGATGCAGGACGCGGAGCTGGAAGGGTGCCGCTGGTTCACGCGCGCCGAGATGCAGGCCATGCTGGAGGGGCGCCATGCCGACGGACTGAGCCTGCCTTCAAATTATGCAATCGCGCATCAACTCGTGCGGCGATTTTTAGGTGGCTAA
- a CDS encoding HIT domain-containing protein, whose translation MSSFLLDPRLEADTIPLARLPLCRALLMNDRRWPWVILVPERPGLVELFDLAAPERALLAEEASLTAEALKAQTGALKINLGALGNMVRQFHLHVIARQEGDEGWPGPVWGRPGAAPYEAGEGQALALALAGRMGRA comes from the coding sequence ATGTCCTCCTTTCTCCTCGATCCGCGCCTTGAGGCGGACACGATCCCCCTCGCCCGCCTGCCCCTGTGCCGCGCCCTCCTGATGAACGACCGGCGCTGGCCATGGGTCATCCTCGTTCCCGAGCGGCCCGGCCTTGTGGAGCTGTTCGACCTGGCCGCGCCCGAGCGCGCGCTCCTGGCCGAGGAGGCCAGCTTGACGGCCGAGGCACTGAAGGCGCAGACGGGGGCGCTCAAGATCAATCTCGGCGCGCTGGGCAACATGGTGCGCCAGTTCCACCTGCACGTCATCGCGCGGCAGGAGGGCGACGAGGGCTGGCCCGGCCCGGTCTGGGGCCGGCCGGGCGCGGCGCCCTACGAGGCCGGCGAGGGACAGGCGCTGGCGCTGGCGCTGGCCGGGCGGATGGGCCGGGCATGA
- a CDS encoding methyltransferase family protein, with the protein MSLFQRRRRYVLAALILAAFAALLGISPAGSHRIHEAVEAGGLILILLGIAGRLWCTLYIGGRKNVEIVRSGPYSITRNPLYFFSTLAAGGVGAQSGSLTLGVIFLLASWAAFSIVIRREETYLAGLFGPAYDAYRRSVPRFWPDPRLFKDQQTLSVRTGRLYATLLDGLVFLVAIPAFETTEHLQATGVLDPVLWLY; encoded by the coding sequence ATGAGCCTCTTCCAGCGCCGCCGGCGCTATGTTCTCGCCGCCCTGATCCTGGCCGCCTTCGCCGCCCTGCTCGGCATTTCCCCGGCAGGATCGCACCGGATCCACGAGGCCGTCGAAGCGGGCGGGCTCATCCTGATCCTCCTCGGCATCGCCGGCCGCCTGTGGTGCACCCTCTATATCGGCGGGCGCAAGAACGTGGAGATCGTGCGGAGCGGGCCCTATTCGATCACGCGCAACCCGCTCTACTTCTTCTCGACGCTGGCGGCGGGCGGCGTGGGCGCGCAAAGCGGCAGCCTGACCCTCGGCGTGATCTTTCTCCTGGCAAGCTGGGCGGCGTTCAGCATCGTCATCCGGCGGGAGGAAACCTATCTCGCGGGCCTGTTCGGCCCGGCCTATGACGCGTACCGGCGCAGCGTGCCGCGCTTCTGGCCCGATCCGCGCCTCTTTAAGGACCAGCAGACGCTGAGCGTGCGCACCGGGCGCCTCTATGCAACGCTGCTGGACGGCCTCGTCTTCCTCGTGGCGATCCCCGCCTTCGAAACCACGGAGCATTTACAGGCTACGGGGGTTCTCGATCCCGTCCTGTGGCTCTACTAA
- a CDS encoding DNA polymerase III subunit gamma/tau codes for MAQSETSTQSGASPYRVLARKYRPRSFDDLIGQEPMVRTLTNAFEAGRIAQAWMLTGVRGVGKTTTARILARALNYETETVHRPTIHMGEPGIHDQAIMEGRHVDVVEMDAASHTGIDDIREIIAQVRYRPVSARYKVYIIDEVHMLSTQAFNGLLKTLEEPPEHVKFVFATTEIRKVPITVLSRCQRFDLRRVGAAEMMGHLKRVLEAESVGIDDEALRLIARASEGSVRDALSLTDQAIAHGAGAIDASTVRDMLGLADRVRVLDLFEHLMKGNARAALAELREQYASGADPVVVLSDLADFTHLVTSLRYVPEAAGDASLSPAEAERGAAFAAGLSVRTLSQTWQMLLKAIEEARLAASPRQAAEMALIRIAHAADLPSPDELLRMLERGEVPAAPAGGPATSVPSAAPSAPPRPAGGAPVSASAQPAAPAPRAVQGGGAPQARSGGPSLAAMLLSPAPQAVPMRPAVPGVDESALPASIDDLAKLALEKRDSLMRTRIRRYLRVKSIEPGHIETELAPGAPATFANDLSRKLFDWTGRRFVVSLVPAGGAETLEEREARRRRELIEEARGDPEVAAILAAIPGATVKEVRLRGEVEEPVEDEPVVEEDTGLPERVDIDPDDLDWGEPADVTFETEEEEDEDR; via the coding sequence ATGGCACAGAGCGAGACGAGCACGCAGAGCGGGGCGAGCCCCTATCGCGTCCTTGCGCGCAAGTACCGCCCCCGCTCCTTCGACGACCTCATCGGCCAGGAGCCGATGGTGCGCACGCTCACCAACGCCTTCGAGGCCGGGCGCATCGCGCAGGCCTGGATGCTGACGGGCGTGCGGGGCGTGGGCAAGACCACGACGGCCCGCATCCTGGCGCGCGCGCTCAATTACGAAACCGAAACGGTCCACCGCCCCACCATCCACATGGGCGAGCCCGGCATCCACGATCAGGCGATCATGGAGGGGCGGCATGTGGACGTGGTGGAGATGGACGCCGCCTCCCACACCGGCATCGACGATATCCGCGAGATCATCGCGCAGGTGCGCTACCGCCCGGTCTCCGCGCGCTACAAGGTCTATATCATCGACGAGGTGCACATGCTCTCCACGCAGGCCTTCAACGGCCTGCTCAAGACGCTGGAGGAGCCGCCCGAGCATGTGAAGTTCGTCTTCGCCACCACCGAGATCCGCAAGGTTCCGATCACCGTCCTCTCGCGCTGCCAGCGCTTCGACCTGCGCCGCGTCGGCGCCGCCGAGATGATGGGCCACCTGAAGCGCGTTCTGGAGGCCGAATCGGTGGGGATCGACGATGAGGCGCTGCGCCTCATCGCGCGCGCCTCGGAAGGCTCGGTGCGCGACGCCCTGTCCCTCACCGACCAGGCCATCGCCCACGGCGCGGGCGCCATCGACGCCTCCACCGTGCGCGACATGCTGGGGCTGGCGGACCGGGTGCGCGTGCTCGACCTGTTCGAGCACCTGATGAAGGGAAACGCGCGCGCCGCCCTGGCCGAGCTTCGCGAGCAATATGCCAGCGGGGCCGATCCCGTGGTGGTGCTGAGCGATCTGGCCGATTTCACCCATCTCGTCACCTCGCTGCGCTATGTGCCGGAGGCGGCCGGGGACGCCTCCCTCTCGCCGGCCGAGGCCGAGCGCGGCGCGGCCTTCGCGGCCGGCCTGTCGGTGCGCACCCTGTCGCAGACATGGCAGATGCTGCTGAAGGCGATCGAGGAGGCGCGCCTCGCCGCCTCGCCCCGGCAGGCCGCCGAGATGGCGCTCATCCGCATCGCCCACGCCGCCGACCTGCCCTCGCCGGACGAGCTCCTGCGCATGCTGGAGCGCGGCGAGGTGCCCGCCGCGCCCGCCGGTGGCCCGGCCACTTCCGTGCCCTCCGCCGCACCCTCTGCCCCGCCTCGCCCGGCCGGCGGGGCGCCGGTCTCCGCCTCCGCGCAGCCCGCCGCGCCCGCGCCCCGCGCCGTGCAGGGCGGCGGTGCGCCGCAGGCGCGCTCCGGCGGGCCCAGCCTTGCCGCCATGCTGCTGTCGCCCGCGCCGCAGGCCGTGCCCATGCGCCCGGCCGTGCCCGGCGTGGACGAAAGCGCGCTGCCCGCCTCCATCGACGATCTGGCGAAGCTGGCGCTGGAGAAGCGCGATTCCCTGATGCGCACGCGCATCCGCCGCTATCTGCGCGTCAAGTCCATCGAGCCCGGCCATATCGAGACCGAGCTGGCCCCCGGCGCGCCGGCCACCTTCGCCAACGACCTGTCGCGCAAGCTCTTCGACTGGACCGGCCGGCGCTTCGTCGTCTCGCTCGTGCCCGCGGGCGGCGCCGAGACGCTGGAGGAGCGCGAGGCGCGCCGCCGCCGGGAGCTGATCGAGGAGGCGCGGGGCGACCCGGAGGTCGCCGCCATCCTCGCCGCCATTCCCGGCGCCACCGTGAAGGAGGTGCGCCTGCGGGGAGAGGTCGAGGAGCCTGTCGAGGACGAGCCCGTTGTCGAGGAGGATACGGGCCTGCCCGAGCGGGTGGACATCGACCCGGACGATCTCGACTGGGGCGAGCCGGCGGACGTGACCTTCGAGACCGAGGAAGAAGAGGACGAGGATCGATGA
- a CDS encoding YbaB/EbfC family nucleoid-associated protein produces MKDLMGMMKQAKAMQEKMQGLQAEIAEVEAQGQSGGGVVTVTLKGAGELVSLSLDPSLLKPEEADILEDLIVAAHAEAKRRLDGLIAEKTQALTAGLQLPGGMKLPF; encoded by the coding sequence ATGAAAGACCTGATGGGCATGATGAAGCAGGCCAAGGCCATGCAGGAGAAGATGCAGGGTCTCCAGGCCGAGATCGCGGAGGTGGAGGCGCAGGGCCAGTCCGGCGGCGGCGTCGTCACCGTCACGCTGAAGGGCGCGGGCGAGCTGGTCTCCCTCTCGCTCGACCCCTCGCTCCTGAAGCCTGAGGAGGCCGATATCCTGGAGGACCTGATCGTCGCCGCCCATGCCGAGGCCAAGCGCAGGCTGGACGGCCTCATCGCCGAGAAGACGCAGGCCCTCACCGCCGGCCTCCAGCTTCCCGGCGGCATGAAGCTGCCTTTCTAG
- the recR gene encoding recombination mediator RecR, whose amino-acid sequence MAKSIAGPEIERLIQLLAKLPGLGPRSARRAALHLVKRREQLLGPLAGAMAEANESVRTCSNCGNVDTRDPCTICADPGRDRSTLIVVEDVSDLWALERAKALNAAYHVLGGVLSPLEGIGPEELNIARLVERVAEGGIAEIVIAVNATVEGQTTAHYLMDQLEGFDIKITRLAHGVPVGGELDYLDEGTLSAAMRSRTKF is encoded by the coding sequence ATGGCCAAATCCATCGCCGGCCCGGAGATCGAGCGGCTCATCCAGTTGCTCGCCAAGCTTCCGGGGCTGGGGCCCCGCTCGGCGCGCCGCGCCGCGCTTCATCTCGTCAAGCGGCGCGAGCAGCTTCTGGGGCCGCTCGCCGGCGCCATGGCCGAGGCCAACGAGAGCGTGCGCACCTGCTCCAACTGCGGCAATGTGGACACGCGCGACCCGTGCACGATCTGCGCCGATCCGGGCCGCGACCGCTCCACCCTCATCGTGGTGGAGGACGTGTCGGACCTGTGGGCGCTGGAACGGGCCAAGGCGCTGAACGCGGCCTATCACGTTCTGGGCGGCGTCCTCTCGCCGCTGGAGGGCATCGGCCCGGAGGAGCTGAACATCGCCCGGCTGGTGGAGCGGGTGGCCGAGGGCGGCATCGCCGAGATCGTCATCGCCGTGAACGCCACGGTGGAAGGCCAGACCACGGCCCACTACCTCATGGACCAGCTCGAAGGCTTCGACATCAAGATCACGCGCCTCGCCCACGGCGTGCCCGTGGGCGGCGAGCTGGACTATCTCGACGAGGGCACCCTCTCGGCCGCCATGCGCTCGCGCACGAAATTCTAG
- a CDS encoding nitroreductase family protein, which translates to MTPDFPFSYGEFYGAYSERQKAQGAAYYQALGIAIEDFDERQSAIRKNLEFFGAPHVCLLFMPEFHSVRIAGDVGMYGQTFLLALAAHGLGGVPQTLLGFFADTAREVLGIDPAMKMLFGISFGYPDTTSAASRYRIEKAPVDETVTFHQ; encoded by the coding sequence ATGACGCCCGATTTCCCATTTTCCTATGGCGAGTTCTACGGCGCGTATAGCGAAAGGCAGAAAGCACAGGGCGCAGCATATTATCAGGCGCTGGGTATCGCGATCGAGGATTTTGACGAACGACAGTCCGCGATCCGTAAGAATCTGGAGTTTTTTGGCGCCCCGCATGTTTGCCTGCTGTTCATGCCGGAGTTTCATTCGGTGCGCATCGCCGGTGATGTCGGAATGTATGGACAGACGTTCCTGTTGGCGCTTGCAGCCCATGGACTTGGCGGCGTGCCACAGACGTTGCTGGGGTTTTTCGCCGATACGGCGCGGGAGGTCCTGGGCATCGATCCGGCGATGAAGATGCTGTTCGGAATCTCGTTCGGCTATCCCGACACGACGTCCGCTGCGAGCCGGTACCGCATTGAAAAGGCGCCTGTCGACGAAACCGTTACGTTTCACCAATAG
- a CDS encoding lytic murein transglycosylase has translation MRIVIVFLALLAGLAPALAQGNVEAGFRPFLESEIWPQARAQGVSRATFEAALGRVRPNLRLPDLVMPGQGAPVAENQHQAEFQSPASYFAENQVAGLASRGRRLLQEHAAVIARIEQRYGVPGPIIVAVWGRESAFGSASIPHDAFEVLATKAYLARRKEMFRAELVAALRIVEEGHLRPSEMKSSWAGALGQPQFMPTKFLELAVDFDGDGRKDIWNSVPDTLASIANYLADAGWVARRDWGFEANVPASVSCALEGPDRGRPIADFVSAGVARVSGRPFPPHEARATGHLLMPAGRFGPAFIATPNFYVIKAYNNSDLYALFIGHVADRMRGAGPFAGGWASSDRMTRGDVARMQERMVSAGYDVGGVDGLAGFKTRRSIGQVEERAGLAATCWPNRAAAGRLG, from the coding sequence ATGCGAATCGTCATCGTCTTTCTGGCGCTTCTGGCCGGCCTTGCCCCCGCTCTCGCGCAGGGCAATGTGGAAGCGGGCTTCAGGCCGTTCCTGGAAAGCGAGATCTGGCCGCAGGCGCGCGCGCAGGGCGTTTCGCGCGCCACCTTCGAGGCCGCGCTCGGCCGCGTCCGGCCCAATCTGCGCCTGCCCGACCTGGTGATGCCGGGGCAGGGCGCGCCAGTGGCAGAGAACCAGCACCAGGCCGAATTCCAAAGCCCGGCCAGCTATTTCGCCGAGAACCAGGTGGCCGGGCTGGCCAGCCGGGGGCGGCGGCTTCTCCAGGAGCACGCGGCCGTCATCGCGCGCATTGAGCAGCGCTACGGCGTGCCGGGGCCGATCATCGTGGCGGTCTGGGGCCGCGAATCGGCCTTCGGCTCGGCCTCCATCCCGCACGATGCCTTCGAGGTTCTGGCCACGAAGGCCTATCTGGCGCGCCGCAAGGAGATGTTCCGGGCCGAGCTCGTCGCGGCCCTGCGCATCGTGGAGGAGGGCCACTTGCGGCCGTCCGAGATGAAATCCTCCTGGGCGGGCGCGCTCGGCCAGCCGCAGTTCATGCCCACCAAGTTTCTGGAGCTGGCCGTGGATTTCGACGGGGACGGGCGCAAGGATATCTGGAACTCGGTGCCCGACACGCTGGCCTCCATCGCCAACTATCTGGCGGATGCCGGTTGGGTGGCGCGCCGGGACTGGGGCTTCGAGGCGAATGTGCCCGCAAGCGTCTCCTGCGCGCTGGAGGGACCGGACAGGGGCCGGCCGATCGCCGATTTCGTCTCTGCCGGCGTCGCCCGCGTCTCGGGCCGGCCGTTTCCCCCGCACGAGGCGCGCGCCACGGGTCATCTCCTGATGCCCGCCGGGCGCTTCGGCCCCGCCTTCATCGCCACGCCGAACTTCTACGTCATCAAGGCCTACAACAATTCCGACCTCTACGCCCTGTTCATCGGCCATGTGGCCGACCGGATGCGCGGGGCGGGGCCTTTCGCCGGCGGCTGGGCCTCGTCCGACAGGATGACGCGTGGCGACGTGGCGCGGATGCAGGAGCGCATGGTCTCGGCCGGCTACGATGTCGGCGGCGTGGACGGACTGGCCGGCTTCAAGACGCGCCGTTCCATCGGGCAGGTGGAGGAGCGCGCCGGGCTGGCCGCCACCTGCTGGCCGAACCGCGCGGCGGCCGGCCGCCTCGGCTGA